From Ananas comosus cultivar F153 unplaced genomic scaffold, ASM154086v1, whole genome shotgun sequence, one genomic window encodes:
- the LOC109705049 gene encoding glutathione S-transferase U18-like, with protein MAGSGDKVTLLAEWPSPYVHRAQIALELKGVSYEYLEQEVWVNKSELLLKYNPVHKKVPVLIHKGRPICESTIILQYIDEVWAGIGPSILPSDPYERAVARFWASYVDEKWFPSSTKIMKAKTEEEKAEAVEQSLTGLNLLEEAYEKSSKGKPFFGGDNVGYLDIVFGSALCWEKTIEKISGIKLIDETKFPLLAAWAQRFSAITIVKELTPETNKLVEFWKELQAIRNANTSGN; from the exons ATGGCAGGGTCAGGAGATAAAGTGACGCTCCTTGCAGAATGGCCTAGCCCCTACGTGCACAGAGCACAAATTGCTTTGGAGCTCAAGGGGGTGAGCTACGAGTACTTGGAGCAAGAGGTCTGGGTAAATAAGAGCGAGCTCCTCCTCAAATACAACCCCGTGCACAAGAAGGTGCCGGTTTTGATCCACAAGGGTCGGCCCATTTGCGAGTCGACGATCATCCTCCAATACATCGACGAAGTTTGGGCCGGAATTGGGCCCTCGATTCTCCCCTCGGATCCATACGAACGCGCCGTCGCGCGCTTCTGGGCCAGCTATGTTGATGAAAAG TGGTTTCCTTCTTCGACAAAGATTATGAAAGCAAAGACGGAAGAAGAGAAAGCAGAAGCTGTAGAGCAATCATTAACAGGACTCAATTTATTAGAAGAGGCTTACGAGAAAAGCTCTAAAGGAAAACCCTTCTTCGGCGGAGACAATGTTGGCTATCTCGATATTGTTTTTGGGAGCGCCCTATGCTGGGAGAAGACGATAGAGAAGATATCAGGTATCAAACTCATCGACGAGACAAAATTCCCTCTCTTAGCTGCATGGGCGCAGCGCTTCTCCGCCATCACGATAGTGAAGGAATTGACCCCAGAAACCAACAAGCTGGTAGAGTTTTGGAAGGAGCTCCAGGCTATCCGGAATGCTAATACCTCGGGCAACTGA